A region of Beijerinckia sp. 28-YEA-48 DNA encodes the following proteins:
- a CDS encoding FmdE family protein yields the protein MTMHSSLSDKTAAFVTRLVGATVILAFAGSLSAAQAQSREEWIALGTRVHGGFGAFIPVGIRIGLDALQKLNAKPREVNVTFWAGPKAPCACPADGILIATTASPGQGSLTVASDKAPEGLFAVAVITHKQSGASVKYTIAESWMPRLVEMNKTLDPAGRFDAVMQAEGLFQAELTPAKP from the coding sequence ATGACGATGCATAGCTCGCTCAGCGACAAAACGGCTGCGTTTGTCACGCGACTGGTCGGAGCGACCGTCATTCTGGCGTTCGCCGGCAGCTTATCGGCAGCCCAAGCCCAAAGCCGCGAGGAATGGATCGCGCTCGGCACCCGCGTGCACGGTGGCTTCGGCGCGTTCATTCCCGTTGGCATTCGCATCGGGCTCGATGCCCTCCAGAAGCTCAACGCCAAGCCGCGTGAGGTCAATGTGACCTTCTGGGCCGGGCCGAAGGCGCCTTGCGCCTGCCCAGCCGATGGCATTCTGATCGCCACCACCGCCAGCCCCGGCCAGGGCTCGCTCACCGTGGCGTCGGACAAGGCGCCCGAGGGCCTGTTTGCCGTCGCGGTCATCACCCACAAGCAGAGCGGCGCCTCGGTGAAATATACGATCGCTGAGAGCTGGATGCCCCGCCTGGTGGAGATGAACAAGACGCTCGATCCGGCCGGCCGCTTCGATGCGGTGATGCAGGCCGAGGGGCTCTTTCAAGCCGAGCTGACGCCGGCAAAGCCATAG
- a CDS encoding tripartite tricarboxylate transporter substrate binding protein, whose protein sequence is MQNLSRRHVIQGLSAATAMPTLAVPLLTLPAIAQDYPTRDVSFVCAFPAGSGADVIVRWYAEKMRPLLGRTVIVENKVGALGNLATEYTARSKPDGHTIYVHGATALAANMSLFKKPPVDAEKEIQIVATINRQPTMLVVRPDAPWQTLAELTAFLKQKGAKASYGTSNPLGRVMGSIYNQTMGLEAVEVIYRTAGDSLNDLTSGALDFATLDNIFSISQEREKRVRILAISPPERMQVVPQFPTMTELGVPMKIVGWFAAMVPMATPRPIVERLNQLFNEVTGSAEGKVFLNSVASDPWITTPDEGQAFLREQIVDWRAWIDQAKIEPQ, encoded by the coding sequence ATGCAGAACTTGTCTCGCCGGCACGTCATCCAGGGATTGTCGGCCGCGACCGCCATGCCCACACTCGCCGTTCCCCTTCTGACCTTGCCGGCCATCGCCCAGGATTATCCGACGCGCGATGTGAGTTTTGTCTGCGCCTTTCCAGCGGGCAGCGGCGCCGATGTCATCGTGCGCTGGTATGCGGAGAAAATGCGGCCGCTGCTCGGGCGCACTGTCATCGTCGAAAACAAGGTTGGCGCCCTCGGCAATCTGGCAACGGAATATACGGCCCGCTCAAAGCCCGACGGGCACACGATCTACGTGCATGGGGCGACGGCGCTGGCAGCCAACATGAGCCTGTTCAAAAAGCCGCCGGTCGATGCCGAAAAGGAAATCCAGATCGTCGCCACCATCAACAGGCAGCCGACCATGCTGGTGGTGCGCCCCGACGCGCCTTGGCAGACGCTGGCCGAACTCACCGCTTTTCTGAAGCAGAAGGGCGCCAAGGCGAGCTATGGCACGTCCAATCCGCTCGGCCGGGTGATGGGCTCGATCTATAACCAGACCATGGGCCTTGAGGCCGTGGAGGTCATCTATCGCACCGCCGGCGATTCATTGAACGACCTGACCAGCGGCGCGCTCGACTTCGCCACGCTCGACAATATTTTCAGTATCTCTCAAGAGCGCGAGAAGCGGGTCCGCATTCTGGCGATCAGCCCGCCCGAGCGGATGCAGGTGGTGCCGCAGTTTCCGACCATGACGGAGCTTGGCGTGCCGATGAAGATCGTCGGGTGGTTCGCGGCGATGGTGCCGATGGCGACGCCGCGCCCGATCGTCGAGCGGCTGAACCAGCTGTTCAACGAAGTCACCGGTAGCGCCGAAGGCAAGGTCTTCCTCAACAGCGTCGCCAGCGATCCCTGGATCACGACACCGGACGAGGGCCAGGCTTTCCTGCGCGAACAAATCGTCGACTGGAGAGCCTGGATCGACCAAGCGAAGATCGAGCCGCAATAA
- a CDS encoding ABC transporter substrate-binding protein, translating to MITRRAFALSGAAAATTLAAPALAQGPTKVKLGVPNAATDVGYFVAHARGYFKDEGLDVEMIPFDSAARMIAPMASGDLQVAAGGPSAGFYNGFTRGLDIRMVADKSRNIVNRSSIRLMVRTALVQSGRVKTIADLKGLTYANGAPGSSASTLFYLLFKKAGIPMDQVRETSMSFPQQVAALESGAIDFAMPPDPAGTLAVKRGAAVALMPSWELMPSQQVAVTLYGGKFIKEQSEQGKRFLRAFLRGVRDHNDSLDDTGNFSGAKGDAIIDILVKYGPFRDPQIYKSFVLAYCDPDGKLDMQALQTDIDIFGELKMLERPVELAKVVDMSFLDWALQQLGPYKKAA from the coding sequence ATGATCACCAGACGCGCATTCGCGCTGTCGGGTGCGGCGGCAGCGACAACGCTGGCCGCGCCCGCGCTCGCGCAAGGTCCCACCAAAGTCAAACTCGGCGTCCCAAACGCAGCCACGGATGTGGGCTATTTCGTTGCCCATGCACGCGGCTATTTCAAAGACGAAGGACTCGACGTCGAGATGATCCCCTTCGACTCGGCGGCGCGCATGATCGCGCCGATGGCATCCGGCGATCTTCAAGTGGCGGCGGGCGGGCCGTCGGCCGGGTTCTATAACGGCTTCACGCGCGGCCTCGACATTCGCATGGTCGCCGACAAATCGCGCAACATCGTCAACCGCAGCAGCATCCGGCTGATGGTGCGCACGGCCTTGGTCCAGTCAGGGCGGGTCAAGACGATCGCCGATCTGAAGGGGCTGACCTATGCCAATGGCGCACCGGGCAGTTCCGCCAGCACGCTGTTCTACCTGCTGTTCAAGAAGGCCGGCATCCCGATGGACCAGGTGCGGGAAACGTCCATGAGCTTCCCGCAGCAGGTGGCGGCGTTGGAAAGCGGCGCGATCGATTTCGCCATGCCGCCCGATCCGGCCGGCACGCTGGCGGTGAAACGCGGGGCGGCGGTCGCTTTGATGCCGAGTTGGGAATTGATGCCGTCGCAACAAGTGGCAGTGACGCTTTATGGCGGCAAGTTCATCAAGGAGCAGAGCGAACAGGGCAAGCGCTTCCTGCGCGCCTTTCTGCGGGGCGTGCGCGATCATAATGACTCGCTCGACGACACCGGCAATTTCTCGGGCGCCAAGGGCGATGCGATCATCGACATCCTGGTGAAATACGGGCCGTTCCGCGACCCGCAGATCTATAAGTCCTTCGTGCTCGCCTATTGCGATCCCGACGGCAAGCTCGACATGCAAGCGCTGCAGACCGACATCGACATTTTTGGCGAACTGAAAATGCTGGAGCGACCAGTGGAGCTCGCCAAGGTCGTGGATATGAGCTTTCTCGATTGGGCCCTGCAGCAGCTCGGGCCCTACAAGAAAGCGGCCTAA
- a CDS encoding heavy metal-binding domain-containing protein — protein sequence MLVSSSHEIQGSRVVREIGRISAATSWGGTVSATSEELRAQALKRLIDQAKDYEADAIVDVDYTVDGVKSCDLSACDLKRVIVSGVAVRLARG from the coding sequence GTGTTAGTCAGTTCGAGTCATGAAATCCAAGGCAGCCGCGTTGTCCGGGAGATCGGGCGCATTTCGGCGGCTACCAGCTGGGGCGGTACGGTCAGTGCCACCTCGGAGGAATTGCGAGCCCAGGCCCTCAAGCGTCTCATCGACCAGGCCAAGGACTACGAAGCCGACGCCATCGTCGACGTTGATTACACCGTCGATGGCGTGAAGAGCTGCGATCTGTCCGCCTGCGATCTCAAGCGCGTTATCGTCAGCGGCGTCGCCGTCCGCCTCGCCCGCGGCTGA